Proteins from a single region of Sesamum indicum cultivar Zhongzhi No. 13 linkage group LG5, S_indicum_v1.0, whole genome shotgun sequence:
- the LOC105161871 gene encoding uncharacterized protein LOC105161871 isoform X1, producing MSSLVCFYLRYGVVTMKMYISSVKGVSSVPAIQIQKRPVWATGLREGEAAVRRRRALRRVDRELEKGNYRAALSLVKQLQAHPAGLLRGFGAAAAKVPGTISSLDESKLTREIEISSLQLVVNAILDSVKCSLEFQLQEEEIERNILESIGVIASNMTKRLEEKWEFYSIMVTIQDFGRTVNAESNDSVYKDHLMCTHHEAGHFLVGYMLGVLPKRYKIPSVEDLLQDEFAGGNVEFVGFEFLRDVYGATMSKGKFTKKKLCKKTLKKFSCVILGGLAAEHLIFGCSELLHSDVEKLDRVHKWLNFTESKVESEIRGAAEAAVTILYSHSEARSRLAETMALGRSVGFCIETIERTLDFKNKSNCFG from the exons ATGAGCTCCCTTGTCTGTTTTTACTTGCGTTATGGAGTAGTAACaatgaaaatgtatatttcttcAGTGAAAGGGGTTTCATCAGTTCCGGCGATTCAAATTCAGAAGCGTCCAGTATGGGCTACGGGACTGAGGGAAGGCGAGGCAGCGGTGCGCCGTCGCAGAGCGCTGAGGAGAGTAGACAGAGAATTGGAGAAGGGAAATTACAGAGCGGCGCTGTCTCTGGTGAAGCAGTTGCAAGCGCATCCCGCCGGCCTCCTACGTGGCTTCGGCGCCGCTGCCGCAAAG GTTCCTGGAACTATATCATCCTTAGATGAGTCAAAGTTAACACGGGAGATTGAAATATCATCGCTACAGTTAGTGGTCAATGCAATCCTTGACTCCGTCAAGTGTAGCCTAGAGTTTCAACTACAGGAGGAAGAAATAGAG AGAAATATCCTTGAAAGCATTGGAGTAATAGCAAGCAACATGACAAAGAGGCTTGAAGAGAAGTGGGAATTCTACAGCATCATG GTCACTATACAAGATTTTGGAAGAACAGTGAATGCTGAGAGTAATGACTCTGTTTACAAAGATCATCTAATGTGTACGCAT CATGAAGCTGGTCACTTTCTAGTTGGTTATATGCTTGGGGTCTTACCAAAAAGATACAAAATACCGAGTGTGGAGGATCTGTTGCAGGACGAGTTCGCTGGTGGGAATGTGGAGTTTGTTGGCTTTGAATTTCTTAGAGAT GTCTACGGGGCGACCATGTCAAAGGGAAAGTTCACCAAAAAAAAGCTTTGTAAAAAG accttaaagaaattttcatgtgtaatccttggaggcttggcagcagaacatcttatttttggatGCTCAGAGTTACTGCACTCAGACGTTGAGAAG CTGGATAGAGTACATAAGTGGCTCAACTTCACAGAGAGTAAAGTCGAGTCAGAGATTAGGGGGGCTGCAGAAGCTGCTGTCACAATATTGTATTCTCACAGTGAAGCTCGGTCTAGGCTAGCTGAGACCATGGCCTTAGGAAGATCAGTTGGCTTTTGTATTGAGACGATAGAGAGAACATTAGACTTCAAAAACAAGTCAAACTGCTTCGGTTAA
- the LOC105161871 gene encoding uncharacterized protein LOC105161871 isoform X2, producing MSSLVCFYLRYGVVTMKMYISSVKGVSSVPAIQIQKRPVWATGLREGEAAVRRRRALRRVDRELEKGNYRAALSLVKQLQAHPAGLLRGFGAAAAKVPGTISSLDESKLTREIEISSLQLVVNAILDSVKCSLEFQLQEEEIEVTIQDFGRTVNAESNDSVYKDHLMCTHHEAGHFLVGYMLGVLPKRYKIPSVEDLLQDEFAGGNVEFVGFEFLRDVYGATMSKGKFTKKKLCKKTLKKFSCVILGGLAAEHLIFGCSELLHSDVEKLDRVHKWLNFTESKVESEIRGAAEAAVTILYSHSEARSRLAETMALGRSVGFCIETIERTLDFKNKSNCFG from the exons ATGAGCTCCCTTGTCTGTTTTTACTTGCGTTATGGAGTAGTAACaatgaaaatgtatatttcttcAGTGAAAGGGGTTTCATCAGTTCCGGCGATTCAAATTCAGAAGCGTCCAGTATGGGCTACGGGACTGAGGGAAGGCGAGGCAGCGGTGCGCCGTCGCAGAGCGCTGAGGAGAGTAGACAGAGAATTGGAGAAGGGAAATTACAGAGCGGCGCTGTCTCTGGTGAAGCAGTTGCAAGCGCATCCCGCCGGCCTCCTACGTGGCTTCGGCGCCGCTGCCGCAAAG GTTCCTGGAACTATATCATCCTTAGATGAGTCAAAGTTAACACGGGAGATTGAAATATCATCGCTACAGTTAGTGGTCAATGCAATCCTTGACTCCGTCAAGTGTAGCCTAGAGTTTCAACTACAGGAGGAAGAAATAGAG GTCACTATACAAGATTTTGGAAGAACAGTGAATGCTGAGAGTAATGACTCTGTTTACAAAGATCATCTAATGTGTACGCAT CATGAAGCTGGTCACTTTCTAGTTGGTTATATGCTTGGGGTCTTACCAAAAAGATACAAAATACCGAGTGTGGAGGATCTGTTGCAGGACGAGTTCGCTGGTGGGAATGTGGAGTTTGTTGGCTTTGAATTTCTTAGAGAT GTCTACGGGGCGACCATGTCAAAGGGAAAGTTCACCAAAAAAAAGCTTTGTAAAAAG accttaaagaaattttcatgtgtaatccttggaggcttggcagcagaacatcttatttttggatGCTCAGAGTTACTGCACTCAGACGTTGAGAAG CTGGATAGAGTACATAAGTGGCTCAACTTCACAGAGAGTAAAGTCGAGTCAGAGATTAGGGGGGCTGCAGAAGCTGCTGTCACAATATTGTATTCTCACAGTGAAGCTCGGTCTAGGCTAGCTGAGACCATGGCCTTAGGAAGATCAGTTGGCTTTTGTATTGAGACGATAGAGAGAACATTAGACTTCAAAAACAAGTCAAACTGCTTCGGTTAA
- the LOC105161871 gene encoding uncharacterized protein LOC105161871 isoform X4 gives MSSLVCFYLRYGVVTMKMYISSVKGVSSVPAIQIQKRPVWATGLREGEAAVRRRRALRRVDRELEKGNYRAALSLVKQLQAHPAGLLRGFGAAAAKVPGTISSLDESKLTREIEISSLQLVVNAILDSVKCSLEFQLQEEEIERNILESIGVIASNMTKRLEEKWEFYSIMVTIQDFGRTVNAESNDSVYKDHLMCTHHEAGHFLVGYMLGVLPKRYKIPSVEDLLQDEFAGGNVEFVGFEFLRDVYGATMSKGKFTKKKLCKKNILFLDAQSYCTQTLRSWIEYISGSTSQRVKSSQRLGGLQKLLSQYCILTVKLGLG, from the exons ATGAGCTCCCTTGTCTGTTTTTACTTGCGTTATGGAGTAGTAACaatgaaaatgtatatttcttcAGTGAAAGGGGTTTCATCAGTTCCGGCGATTCAAATTCAGAAGCGTCCAGTATGGGCTACGGGACTGAGGGAAGGCGAGGCAGCGGTGCGCCGTCGCAGAGCGCTGAGGAGAGTAGACAGAGAATTGGAGAAGGGAAATTACAGAGCGGCGCTGTCTCTGGTGAAGCAGTTGCAAGCGCATCCCGCCGGCCTCCTACGTGGCTTCGGCGCCGCTGCCGCAAAG GTTCCTGGAACTATATCATCCTTAGATGAGTCAAAGTTAACACGGGAGATTGAAATATCATCGCTACAGTTAGTGGTCAATGCAATCCTTGACTCCGTCAAGTGTAGCCTAGAGTTTCAACTACAGGAGGAAGAAATAGAG AGAAATATCCTTGAAAGCATTGGAGTAATAGCAAGCAACATGACAAAGAGGCTTGAAGAGAAGTGGGAATTCTACAGCATCATG GTCACTATACAAGATTTTGGAAGAACAGTGAATGCTGAGAGTAATGACTCTGTTTACAAAGATCATCTAATGTGTACGCAT CATGAAGCTGGTCACTTTCTAGTTGGTTATATGCTTGGGGTCTTACCAAAAAGATACAAAATACCGAGTGTGGAGGATCTGTTGCAGGACGAGTTCGCTGGTGGGAATGTGGAGTTTGTTGGCTTTGAATTTCTTAGAGAT GTCTACGGGGCGACCATGTCAAAGGGAAAGTTCACCAAAAAAAAGCTTTGTAAAAAG aacatcttatttttggatGCTCAGAGTTACTGCACTCAGACGTTGAGAAG CTGGATAGAGTACATAAGTGGCTCAACTTCACAGAGAGTAAAGTCGAGTCAGAGATTAGGGGGGCTGCAGAAGCTGCTGTCACAATATTGTATTCTCACAGTGAAGCTCGGTCTAGGCTAG
- the LOC105161871 gene encoding uncharacterized protein LOC105161871 isoform X3 — MSSLVCFYLRYGVVTMKMYISSVKGVSSVPAIQIQKRPVWATGLREGEAAVRRRRALRRVDRELEKGNYRAALSLVKQLQAHPAGLLRGFGAAAAKVPGTISSLDESKLTREIEISSLQLVVNAILDSVKCSLEFQLQEEEIERNILESIGVIASNMTKRLEEKWEFYSIMVTIQDFGRTVNAESNDSVYKDHLMCTHHEAGHFLVGYMLGVLPKRYKIPSVEDLLQDEFAGGNVEFVGFEFLRDVYGATMSKGKFTKKKLCKKAWQQNILFLDAQSYCTQTLRSWIEYISGSTSQRVKSSQRLGGLQKLLSQYCILTVKLGLG; from the exons ATGAGCTCCCTTGTCTGTTTTTACTTGCGTTATGGAGTAGTAACaatgaaaatgtatatttcttcAGTGAAAGGGGTTTCATCAGTTCCGGCGATTCAAATTCAGAAGCGTCCAGTATGGGCTACGGGACTGAGGGAAGGCGAGGCAGCGGTGCGCCGTCGCAGAGCGCTGAGGAGAGTAGACAGAGAATTGGAGAAGGGAAATTACAGAGCGGCGCTGTCTCTGGTGAAGCAGTTGCAAGCGCATCCCGCCGGCCTCCTACGTGGCTTCGGCGCCGCTGCCGCAAAG GTTCCTGGAACTATATCATCCTTAGATGAGTCAAAGTTAACACGGGAGATTGAAATATCATCGCTACAGTTAGTGGTCAATGCAATCCTTGACTCCGTCAAGTGTAGCCTAGAGTTTCAACTACAGGAGGAAGAAATAGAG AGAAATATCCTTGAAAGCATTGGAGTAATAGCAAGCAACATGACAAAGAGGCTTGAAGAGAAGTGGGAATTCTACAGCATCATG GTCACTATACAAGATTTTGGAAGAACAGTGAATGCTGAGAGTAATGACTCTGTTTACAAAGATCATCTAATGTGTACGCAT CATGAAGCTGGTCACTTTCTAGTTGGTTATATGCTTGGGGTCTTACCAAAAAGATACAAAATACCGAGTGTGGAGGATCTGTTGCAGGACGAGTTCGCTGGTGGGAATGTGGAGTTTGTTGGCTTTGAATTTCTTAGAGAT GTCTACGGGGCGACCATGTCAAAGGGAAAGTTCACCAAAAAAAAGCTTTGTAAAAAG gcttggcagcagaacatcttatttttggatGCTCAGAGTTACTGCACTCAGACGTTGAGAAG CTGGATAGAGTACATAAGTGGCTCAACTTCACAGAGAGTAAAGTCGAGTCAGAGATTAGGGGGGCTGCAGAAGCTGCTGTCACAATATTGTATTCTCACAGTGAAGCTCGGTCTAGGCTAG